Proteins from a single region of Hordeum vulgare subsp. vulgare chromosome 6H, MorexV3_pseudomolecules_assembly, whole genome shotgun sequence:
- the LOC123403100 gene encoding uncharacterized protein LOC123403100, which translates to MASVKLAVVLLACAALMATAAAYAPYRPEPEPCKTQAMYFKNCLFRGHGKMCCSGVVADPSCYCEVEREVEIQCTPDHHCHGAARMVKVAEMDLPCMKDLKCKHA; encoded by the coding sequence ATGGCGTCCGTGAAGCTCGCCGTCGTCCTCTTGGCGTGCGCCGCGCtcatggcgacggcggcggcgtacGCGCCGTACCGGCCGGAGCCCGAGCCCTGCAAGACGCAGGCCATGTACTTCAAGAACTGCCTCTTCCGCGGGCACGGCAAGATGTGCTGCTCCGGCGTGGTGGCGGACCCCTCGTGCTACTGCGAGGTGGAGCGGGAGGTGGAGATCCAGTGCACACCCGACCACCACTGCCATGGCGCCGCCAGGATGGTCAAGGTCGCCGAGATGGACCTCCCCTGCATGAAGGACCTCAAGTGCAAGCATGCGTGA